CTCCAATTATCCCGATAACAATTTTGCTTTTCGGGCCTGACGTGAAAGAGTTCAGCCAGTCGTGAAATGACAGCGCTCGCTATTATGTGGACAGGTGTCAATTAGATCCTCTCCAGGGTGACACACCTCCTCCATGATACGATGACCCAAACTTCTCAAGAACACAAACGGGCCATTTTGCGCTCTCCAAATGTGAGCCTTGCTTACAAACAAGGGTCAACATTTACCCCTCAACGAACGTAGACCCCCCAGGGCAGGGTGCCGCATTGGTGTCGCTGACCAAATTAACAACAGCTGACCTGATGTGGGTGTTAAGTGGATGCAGAGATGTCACCAGAATGGTAATCTTTGTGCATTCTGGTCCCCTCCCCTTTGTCTTGTGCGTCCCCCATTGGAGGATAACAAGAGGCTATAAGCTCCTTATCGTCACATTACAATTATCAAGGATGAATCAAGAATGATCCCCCACCCGATTCCCCATGACCTGCTCTTATACGACCCTGCTTGTTTTGTTTCCAGCTTCCCAGATGGATTTGATTATGCATGCAGCCCTTCATTGTGTTTTATTGGTCATTCTCCAATTAGGAGTCATTGCGTTGAAATTCCTCCCACACTTCAACTTCCAACCGCAGGAGTAATTTCTCAAGAGGCCTTTGTCACACAAGCAGGAGGATGTGCTCAactggaaaagaaagaaaatggacCAACGAGGGGAAATCAGCCTTATATTTGACTGATTTGGATTTTCACAAACTTTGATTCAAAACATGGAAATTCTTACACACCACTCTTATATCTTAATTATCATTTATCTTAATTTGAGTGTTGCTTTTCATAAGATATCCTACAAAACCAAGAATCAAGACCAAGAATCTCTCATGAAATTAAAACCAGTGGTGTGCTATCcaggccagcaaagccttctctgctggcctaaacactatcacaattactgacctacatttacaactcaAATTCTAGTATTTCGTGCATGaagttaaattaatttattcccaacagtttTGTGTCCAATCAATGTGTTGCCATACTgtgattagctggcgaccagtccagggtgtaccccgcccgaagtcagctgggataggctccatccagcatgccccgcgaccctaattaggataagcggcgtagaaaacgaatggatggatgtgttgccatatccatataatctgcccagggccttcagaataaggagtgctggcccatgtcgcttaaacactattagcaacGGCGCTGTTTCTTTAaacaatcagatttcagattcccctcacagggccagctaacGGGCCTTCAataacgtcagcatttttccgtCCTCAGGGCAAAACTGTTTGACAAGccaagttacgcccacaatggctgactgaggaggagctCTCTGGTGAGTTTGATgttttttgccatgtttttgaTAGATATTGAGTCTGAaatgctccagatgatgttgtagtgtagaggtttggagctGTCTGAACCTTTTATCACCAAGCCGTTCCTTTTTACGCTCGTTATATTTGCTGAGTGCCAAATTTACGATCACCGGTAGAAGTTACTAATGCTCTAAGTTACTAGCAGGCCTGTCGGTGACGATGCATTGAAAGATAAAAGTGGGTGCTTTACTAATAATGGTATTGTCgtgacctggcagttatgtgtagtgttactgtagtgttaaacttttattgcaagtggAAAATGAAGCATTTGGCACAGGGGAACAGGATTTGAATCCCAGTCAGGGTAAATGGTAACATACGGAAAATGCAtagtattatttttatcatttttgttaACAGTGTCTGCTGAGAAAAATTCTGGTCGgctaagtccccactgaaggcccaggtgccAAAAGCCCACATTTCACTGGTTAGTCGTgagacaaaaatgtgaaaaaaacggCAGATCAATcacaattaaaatacaaaagtgATGCTGGATGTCTATCTATCGATATTAAATGAGGTTAATATAGAAAGatattgctgtttttgtgtatttCCAGTTTTGCCCATTTGGCCAAAGTAAACACGTATTGGAGTATCCATAATTATCTTCTTGTAAAAGGCCACCTGCAGTGAAAGTGTACCTCTTTGCATGGCTCCATCAGTGTTTATGGGCACATGGCCAAGGCGTGCATGAAgccagagaaaaaaaaagagcctcCTGCCATCCAGCGTCCCCTTTGAAGATGGAATGAGTTGTGATGTATGACCAAGTCTTCCTCACTTTTAATGGCCTCACCATTATCCCTCTGTGTGGGTCCGAAGTGATAAATTTTGGACTACCAATGCTCTGGTGTCATGCTGATACTTGATTCATGCGTGCGGAAGCGTCACTTCCACTGGAATGTTGTGGGGTTTTTGCAAAACAACTTGCTAAATCAAAAAGACACAAAGAGCGTTCACCATTGATATGGAGTGCCTGATTCATTCATTAGCCTTGATGTGAGCCACGGCCTACTACGTCGACCCCCATCAAGCGCCTTTAGAGACAATGGTGCGCCAATTCATCCAGAGAGACGGCGGCGGAGGAGGTTTCCGGTGTGTGTCAAAGGGAGTGGAATCCTGCCACTGTTGTCACTTTGTTTGTGAACCATCAATCAAGGAGTACAGCCGAAGGGGCAGAACCAGCCCAGCTCCAAATGTTTACCCCTCTCTGCTTTACAATGTTTGGGAAAACTGCATCAAAGTGGGGAGCGAGACAGGGTAAGAAACAATCAAACAAAGGGCAGAAGGGGGGGTTTGACCCTGTAGTCATTCCCACGAGTGGCCATCATCTGTTGATGCTGCCTCGTGTAAAGTAAAGCCGCTCCCGGTTCTCCATCACAGTGAGGCGCTGATGGAGGCAACCTGTCGTCACTGCACAGCTCCCCTTATCTGAAGAGCGCAGCCTGGCCTGGAGGGCTCTACAAAGCCTTTAAAAGCAAGACCTTAGGGAGCTGCCGACAATATCCCTTCTTTAGCATGGTGAAAGTGACAGCATGCTTACCCCCCTCCTTCTTTCTAGCTATTAAACCTCTTCCTGGACAAACAAGGGGAAGGCCCTTTATGAAGATGGAGAGGGTTGCAGAAGGAGGAGCCATTGAGCCTCTGAGGGGcccgtctttgtttttgtggttCAGGGAGTCTTCTCAAAGGATGCTCTGATAGTTGGGGGGACATGTTTTGTCTCTTAGTGTGTGCTTTATTATCACTCTTCCCTCAGTGACTAAACAGAGATGTAACCTAAATTGATCACGCTACGTTGTATTCACAAATTATCttcttttttacaatttaaataaaGTGCACTTGTTGGTGCACAACGACGTGTTGTCCTGTTCATGCCACAAGCTTTTAAATTCCATGAATGTTAAACAGGAGACAAATGATCACGCATTGTAAGTCAGTGTGCCACTGTTTGATGCCGTCAAAAGGAGGCCCCGTCTAATGGTGACGGGCTGCCGCAGGTCTGTTGACGGGTTGTCAGATTTAAGGCCACATGCTGGTGGAGCTGCAGCGTCCCGAGAGTGTGAATAAGAGGAACCTGTGACCTCTGGTGACCCTCTGCCGAGTAGCCAGCTGTGTGAGCGACACGCTCGGGTTGCATGCTGGGACTTCAGCTAAAAAGATACCGTCACGTCGAAAGCTGGAAATTCGAATGCCCTAAAGGTCAGATCAAAATTGTAAGGAAAACATGCCTGAAAAGTCCCACAAAAAATGGTATCGTGTGTGACGTCAGGTGAGATGACAATGGAGAATCACCTACGCAAGCATTTCGTTGTTCTTTTTGCGATGTCATGACAGAACAGCGCAAGCATAGTCAGTATGCTATGGTTAAAGCAACAGTAAACCAGCAGTGCTCACGTGACGTGACTCGCCCAACAAGAACACGCATTTATCTCCCTCTGTGTGCTTATTGCCGCAcgtcatcatccatccatccattttctatactgcttgtcctcgtCAGGGTCACGGGCTAGCtttagcctatcccagctgactttgggtgagatcTGGGGTCcgaacaagcattcacactcgcattcacacCCAAGGACTATATTTAGACTCTCCTATCAGCtgaacatgcacgtttttgcgATGTGGGAGGAGGCTGGAAAGCCGCTCATGcgcaaggagaacatgcaaacttcgcACAGGGATTGACATGCTTACCACTTGATCACCGTACGGCCCAATTTTACTAAACAGGGGttatcttctttttacacttggcaATTATGAACCGGTTTGACATTTAACCTTCTGCTGTATGCTGCTACTTACTGTATAATTACAGTAAAATCCCTATAAATCACGTAACTCCTGAAGTAGTATGATCAAGCGCACACACAAGGAGGGGGGCTGTTTAGCAAACTCACACAGGACAGATGAACCACAACATCATCAGCATCGTAGCATAAACATCAtagaaacattttatttatgtccAAAAATACAGTGCTTATCAAGAACCTCGTGAGGCTAACAAATTGTGCCATATAACAAAATAGATCACATCAAATGGGAAAACTTTCTTTTAGGAAAAAGAAACATGTAAACATTATTCTCtcaagtaaatttacaaaacataattaaaaaattaagtACATTTGTGCCATTTTTCCACACAGAACTGTCGCACTGAGGTACTACCAGGGTCTCCACACAGAGTCTGAGGTGACCGGGCGTGCACAAGGAGACATATAATGGCTGCTTTGTGCGCCCAGAGGCGTGAGAGCTGCACTGGGAACAAGAAAGGCAAAGTGTCCATCCGGGGTTGGCACCACCTGGAAGGCGCCGTGAAGCTTCATGTTTTCCGGAAGGTTTCGCATCTGTGAGCTGCTTTTGCAAGGAACCTGAGGGGTAGGAGCCGCGGCAATCTGGGCTCCAGTCTGTCCAAGTCCTAGCGGGCTTGGGTGGGGCGTGTAGAAGTTTACGCCGTTCATCTGGGAGACGCAGCCCGTCAGGTGGCTGAGGAGACGGCTCCTCACCTCTGAGTTCACCTCTTCGCATGTAGACAGGAAGCGGGTGACCTCTCCCATGCATTCGCTGAAGCCGGCTCTGTATTTAGCcaggatggatggatctgtGCTCACAGCGGCTGAGGGGAAAAACATGATGATTAgatgatggacagatggatagCTTGATAGATAGTATTACCTGTCATCTGAAGTCGCTGGAGGTTCCTGAGGTGTTTCACAGTCATCTCAAGGATATCTGCCTTCTCTAGTTTGGAGTGTCTGGAGCTCTAAACAAATAGTTGATGTCATATATTTGTCCAAAGATAGCAGATATAGAGAAGGCGTGCACCTTCTTACATCTTTCTTGAGTGCGTCCAAAATGAGCGTCTTCAGGTGGCCCAGACTCTCGTTGATTCTCGCTCGTCTTCGCTTTTCCATAATTGGCTTggaagacttgaaataacaaaTGCATAATGTTAAAACGTGTTATTTAATGGTAAACAGACACAATTAGAGACAATACTAAATGGCAAAACACTGCCATAGCTTACCTTTCTGCTCCCTGTCTGACTCCGCGCTTTCTCAGGAGTGGAGTTTCCGCTCGGGGTAGCAGCGACCACGGATGAAGAAGTCCGTTCCAAAGTACCGGCTGGCATCTTCACATTTACTAGTTCCACAAGAAAACAGTCGAAACCAAGTCCCGCCTTCTCCTGGCAAACCTCCGAGCAGTTTAACGATGACAAACGTCCTTCGTTGACTTGTATTCGTTAGCCAAAGTGAACCTACTTCAGCGACGCCTCTGGTTGTATTTATAAAGACTGAGGGGCTGCACGCGAGCGGCTCGTGCGCGAGGTGGCCAATGGGCGTGCGGCCACGACAAACAGGTGGCAGAGGGCTCGTGCTGCAAGACACTTGGCTGTCACCGCGTTTAAActtgatggcttttttttttgtattttctacaACGAAAGTTATACATTTATAATaagaaatataattttaaaaaatagttacATAAATAACACCAGCACGAGGGTCCAAAAGCTCCAAACACGGAAATGTGGCGTGCGGCCACGACAAACAGGTGGCAGAGGGCTCGTGCTGCAAGACACTTGGCTGTCACCGCGTTTaaacttgatgttttttttgttgtattttatacAACGAAAGttatacatttataataaacaagaaatataattttaaaaaatagttacATAAATAACACCAGCACAGGGCAGATAGGTCCAAAAGCGGAAATGATCcaaagccaaaaacacacaaatgcaacTGGGAAacaatgctgcaatcacatacagcaagataaaaaaaaatgctgcaaatgccagaaacaactgcatgagagaaatgctgcaagttaaCGGAAAAAAACGTATTTGCCAGGCTACCAGGGGAACCAGACCTACACAACACTAACATTAGCTATGTAAAGTGGTTGCTATACAATACTGTCAAATATTACAGCCAAGCGTTTAAAACCTGTTTCATTCTGCCCCGTCAAAAGTAGAGATGCGTACCAAAACTCTGTGTCATTATGGCACCGGTGCAGACGTAAAGGGTAGCAACACATTTCGGTCCTCATTCCTGCAGACACAAGTGCTTGAAGATGACATTCTGCAAGTAACGTCTTGTAAGTAACGCAAATTCAACGTCTCCACAAAGACACaaagagtctgacgctctttttaaacttcTCTTTGCCAACCTTTGCACGCCAACAGCAATGCTCAATTCCAACACGTTTAACTGGCACAAACATTTCTCCCTCCCCCCAAAGAGGcatttgtttttggacaaaatatgTATGCACTGTACCAATGTATATGTAAACAATACCCATCCCTATTAAAAAGTCAGCCAATTTTATTCCGGGCAACCCGCTCATGTCTTTAAAGACGGACATTCCTCAAGTGTGGCTCCCCTGGTAGCCTGGCAAACTTCCATTTTGGTTGGTTACCTTgaagcatttctctcatgcatttattggctttgtgtgtgtttagttggTCTTTTTATCTATTCACTTagtatgtttttcagtttattattacaaaaaatgtgaacGTCTTACTTAATTTATATTTCCCTCCTTAATTGTCAAAAAATGTCAGCATATTATCTTTTTGATATTACttgaaaatacagtaagtgtgctcttttttttttttccttctagtACAAAATACTACTGTTTTTCCCACACCCACCAATTCGAAGCCTCGATCCCCCAACAAGCAGCAAATTGCATCAAATGGAAGAAAAATGGTTCGTTTTAAACTTTGATTAGGTGGAATGTAGCACTGGTGCGCATAAGAGCTGCGGTTCTGAAATGCGCATGTCAGTCattacacgcacacgcacacacacgtaggCCAACGCATGTTTTAAAGGGGTCAGTGGGTACCTGACATTCTAGTGAAGACCTCATCCTGTGACACACTTCAGGCCTGGTGTCTAGCGAAGAAGAAaatctctcacacacacttaTTCGTGTGCCATGAACTCTGACAACTTTTGTCTGTAAACTGAGAACTCAATGCAGGAAAATCCCATTCTGTATGAATTATTTCCAATGGTGGCTGAATCTACTTTAAACTTAGTTTGATTTTGTTgaaaacaagcattaaaatgaacagtaATTGCACTTGAAGAATTGTTGTTTACCTCCAGTTTGTTGTGAAGATTTGGTGGCgtctgcatggaaaaaatgtgacgtattttaaccaaaaaatgtgGCAAAACTTGAATTTATAGTCCACCACCACACATTTCTTACAATATAGAGCAGGAGTATTTAATTTAACTGCCTTGTCAAACACAAATCAAACACTAATCTTTAAATGCCATTTCAAGTACAACGCACAGccatgtaaaaacaaacaattaaagCCAAAAAGGTAAACACTACAatcttatacagtacataatattGTCAATATTAAAGTAAAGTAAACATCTACATAATTGGTGATGTGACAAATAAGTAGATCTACTTCTCTCCAATTTAGAGGTAGTGACATTTAAATCGTAGAATTTGACTGATGAAGTTATTGACAGACGTCTCTGCCTGGTCCAAGATTTTCTACCCTCCAGCTGTGATAAACTTCAAGCACCATGTGAAGCTACAAAGCCTTCAGGGGTGAAATGACCCCAAAAGGCAGGTCAGAGTTTGGATTCGCTCACAGAGATCAAGACGTCGTCAAGCATTGCCACCTTCTCCACATCTCATTTTCAATACAAGTCGAAGGAAATCACGGCATACTGGATAAATATtgataaaacacaacaaagcacCGTTTAATCAACCTTTAAACATCCTTACAGTTTGGGGAAGGAACATTTTGAATGGATAAATGTTGCGGTGGACAAACTGGCACTAACTTCAATGAATCTCCCATGATCACATGAAATGCTGTGTTTAGTTTTTTCCCACACCAGATGGTTTAAAAACATTCATGCAGCCCCATTATCTGCTTGCAGCTCTGTAAGCATCAGGCCGTCACAAACAATCCTTCATTGTGTGGTGAGATTTATGATCTGGATCCGTATCTGTGTAGGGAGCCTGGGATGGGAGGCTGCAATGGAGAAAGGGTTGAAAGTTATCATGGTCTAACCGGGGACTGACAAGCTTAAATGGGGAAACGAGAACTTGCTGTGCATAATAAGAGGTTCCCACACATGCGTAGGCAAGCTATAGGGTATGTTTCCATCACAATTACAATGAatgagtgtgtttttgtttcatgtACAGTCTGCAAGGTCAGTTCAGTCGTATGCATTTCACCCCAGTGTCACTTTGTAAAGAAACACTTCGCACATGCTCTGCGAGGCTGATTTAAAACCATCCGGTGTATATTTAGAAtatacagtgccctccagaaggattggaacagtgagggcaattgctttatttttgctgtagactgaaaacatttgggtttgacatctaAAGGTGAACATGAGagcagagagcaacatttcagattttatttccaggtatttacatatGAATCCGATAgaaccttttgtttgaacccacccgtTTTTCCATGTGAGCAAacgtattggaacatgtgactgactggTGTGTTTTGATGCCCAGGTGCGTcctattcaatcaataaatagcactgattGTCTGGGTAGGGTAGGTTTTGCCTGTgaagactgcatttagaggtgaaaacaacataaaaaacaaagagctgtctatgggtgaaaaacaagcaattgtgaatctgagcGAAGATGGAAAATCAGTCAGAACCACTGCACAAACGTTGGTCATTGCCTGTAAAACCATTTCATCTCAGCGAATACTTGCGACTTTCAACATTTaatcttttttcttgtaaccttttattattttaaagattaaagataaatttcaagcataatgttcatttttttgcttttgtgacagctcaagtatctaaacaactataccacaacataaacaacacaaaaaatggttgtgttacatcaaaataacaatttatttacaaatataacaccacaaactatttacaattttcacatttggagctgaactgtgtgtgtgcatgtgtgttaaaatttccctacgatgtgtaaccttctgcatgctaccctcctccacgttcttccacttcctcctcgctgtcgtgtctgttttccccattcaaattcacatgctgagctcttatcaaatgcacttctgccaccttgtggccgtttttatggcttaaaactgctctaaaagttaCATCCATTCgcgtgcagttgcgtcatcacctctttttgcctctcgcgcaaaaatcgtatgaatacgtctttgggatcgggagtccgggtttataaaaatgtataaatacgtttttggtattgaatgagttactaaatcattgctgtttcgtggttgattacGGCCTATTATTGGCCACCTTTAGGCAAactatatgtattttttgcccaaattaagcattttcaagcataaaaatgacgaaatgcactaaaatacagttaaaaaaaaaagacattcggaaaatgcattgaaa
This sequence is a window from Dunckerocampus dactyliophorus isolate RoL2022-P2 chromosome 2, RoL_Ddac_1.1, whole genome shotgun sequence. Protein-coding genes within it:
- the LOC129177006 gene encoding transcription factor HES-1-A-like, which produces MPAGTLERTSSSVVAATPSGNSTPEKARSQTGSRKSSKPIMEKRRRARINESLGHLKTLILDALKKDSSRHSKLEKADILEMTVKHLRNLQRLQMTAAVSTDPSILAKYRAGFSECMGEVTRFLSTCEEVNSEVRSRLLSHLTGCVSQMNGVNFYTPHPSPLGLGQTGAQIAAAPTPQVPCKSSSQMRNLPENMKLHGAFQVVPTPDGHFAFLVPSAALTPLGAQSSHYMSPCARPVTSDSVWRPW